Proteins from a single region of Gordonia hongkongensis:
- the ctaD gene encoding cytochrome c oxidase subunit I, with the protein MTAVDQPTTQVAPVRPFPERYQPKGSFIYKLLTTTDHKLIGMMYITACFAFFLIGGLMALLMRGELAMPGMQFLSTEQFNQLFTMHGTVMLLMYATPIVIGFANFVLPLQIGSPDVAFPRLNALGFWLFVFGSTIAVAGFITPGGAADFGWTAYTPLTDAVHSPGIGADLWIMGLAVSGLGTILGGVNMVTTVICLRAPGMTMFRMPIFTWNILVTSVLILLIFPLLTAALMGLEVDRQFGAHIYDPANGGVILWQHLFWFFGHPEVYVIALPFFGIVSEVFPVFSRKPIFGYSGLIYATLAIAALSAAVWAHHMYVTGAVLLPFFAFMTFLIAVPTGVKFFNWIGTMWRGHITFESPMLFSVGFIVTFLFGGLTGVLLASPPLDFHLSDSYFVVAHFHYVLFGTIVFATYAGIYFWFPKMTGRMLDERLGKIHFWLTFIGFHMTFLVQHWLGNEGMPRRYADYLPSDGFTTLNMISTVGAFILGLSTLPFLWNVFRSYRYGEVVTVDDPWGFGNSLEWATSCPPPRHNFTELPRIRSERPAFELHYPHMIDRMRAEAHVGPGHAAGKDRQMEEARREPFTVGTHEGSPDPDPR; encoded by the coding sequence GTGACCGCGGTAGACCAACCCACCACGCAAGTGGCTCCAGTGCGTCCGTTCCCGGAGCGCTATCAGCCCAAGGGTTCGTTCATCTACAAGCTGCTGACGACGACCGATCACAAGTTGATCGGCATGATGTACATCACCGCCTGCTTCGCGTTCTTCCTCATCGGCGGCCTCATGGCCCTGCTGATGCGTGGCGAGCTCGCGATGCCGGGCATGCAGTTCCTGTCCACCGAGCAGTTCAACCAGCTCTTCACGATGCACGGCACCGTGATGCTGCTGATGTACGCGACGCCGATCGTGATCGGCTTCGCCAACTTCGTGTTGCCGCTGCAGATCGGTTCGCCCGACGTCGCCTTCCCGCGACTCAACGCACTCGGCTTCTGGCTGTTCGTCTTCGGTTCGACCATCGCCGTCGCCGGCTTCATCACGCCCGGTGGCGCCGCCGACTTCGGCTGGACCGCGTACACGCCGCTGACCGACGCCGTGCACAGCCCCGGCATCGGCGCCGACCTGTGGATCATGGGTCTGGCCGTCTCGGGTCTCGGCACCATCCTCGGTGGCGTCAACATGGTCACCACCGTGATCTGTCTCCGCGCACCCGGCATGACGATGTTCCGCATGCCGATCTTCACCTGGAACATCCTGGTGACCAGCGTGCTGATCCTCCTCATCTTCCCGCTGCTGACCGCGGCGCTGATGGGTCTCGAGGTCGACCGCCAGTTCGGTGCCCACATCTACGACCCGGCCAACGGCGGCGTCATCCTGTGGCAGCACCTGTTCTGGTTCTTCGGACATCCCGAGGTGTACGTCATCGCCCTGCCGTTCTTCGGCATCGTGTCCGAGGTCTTCCCGGTCTTCTCGCGGAAGCCGATCTTCGGCTACTCCGGTCTGATCTACGCCACGCTCGCCATCGCCGCCCTGTCGGCCGCGGTGTGGGCCCACCACATGTACGTCACCGGCGCCGTGCTGCTCCCGTTCTTCGCCTTCATGACGTTCCTGATCGCGGTGCCCACCGGCGTGAAGTTCTTCAACTGGATCGGCACGATGTGGCGCGGTCACATCACGTTCGAATCCCCCATGCTGTTCTCGGTCGGCTTCATCGTGACGTTCCTCTTCGGTGGTCTGACCGGTGTGCTGCTCGCGAGCCCGCCGCTGGACTTCCACCTGTCCGACAGCTACTTCGTCGTCGCGCACTTCCACTACGTGCTCTTCGGCACCATCGTGTTCGCCACCTACGCCGGCATCTACTTCTGGTTCCCGAAGATGACCGGGCGCATGCTCGACGAGCGACTCGGCAAGATCCACTTCTGGCTGACGTTCATCGGCTTCCACATGACCTTCCTGGTGCAGCACTGGCTGGGCAACGAGGGCATGCCGCGTCGCTACGCCGACTACCTCCCGTCGGACGGCTTCACGACGCTGAACATGATCTCGACCGTGGGCGCGTTCATCCTCGGCCTGTCGACCCTGCCGTTCCTGTGGAACGTCTTCCGCAGCTACCGCTACGGCGAGGTCGTGACCGTCGACGACCCGTGGGGCTTCGGCAACTCGCTCGAGTGGGCCACCTCCTGCCCGCCGCCGCGCCACAACTTCACCGAGCTGCCCCGCATCCGGTCGGAGCGCCCGGCGTTCGAGCTGCACTACCCGCACATGATCGACCGCATGCGTGCCGAGGCACACGTCGGACCGGGCCACGCCGCGGGCAAGGACCGTCAGATGGAAGAGGCTCGTCGCGAGCCGTTCACCGTGGGAACGCACGAGGGATCCCCGGATCCCGACCCGCGCTGA
- a CDS encoding LLM class flavin-dependent oxidoreductase — MTPSNLPLSILDLAQIGRDETAAQSLSASVDLAQNAEKWGYRRIWYAEHHNMSAIASSAPAVLIAHIAAHTSTIRLGAGGVMLPNHSPLTIAEQFGTLAELHPGRIDLGLGRAPGSDQQTFAALRRTHASAERFPHDVLELQAFLGDESRVEGVRATPGAGTHVPLYILGSSLFGAQLAAALGLPYAFASHFAPQALTEAVALYRREFRPSEVLAEPYVIAGVGAIADEDADRAQAQLQIAKRQRVSLLYGRGRTFTDEEADAILSMPQGRQIDEMLTYSGVGTPGEVRDYLSWFAGHADADELIVASLAPDRDVWLGTFGHLAPVNSPVAAG; from the coding sequence GTGACCCCTTCGAACCTCCCCTTGTCGATCCTGGATCTCGCGCAGATCGGTCGTGACGAGACTGCCGCGCAAAGCCTGTCCGCCAGTGTCGATCTCGCACAGAACGCGGAGAAGTGGGGCTACCGCCGGATCTGGTACGCCGAGCACCACAACATGTCGGCCATCGCGTCGTCGGCACCGGCGGTGCTCATCGCACACATCGCCGCGCACACCTCGACCATCCGTCTCGGCGCCGGCGGCGTGATGCTGCCGAACCATTCCCCGCTGACCATCGCCGAGCAGTTCGGCACACTCGCCGAACTCCATCCCGGGCGCATCGACCTCGGGCTCGGGCGCGCGCCCGGCAGCGATCAGCAGACCTTCGCGGCCCTGCGCCGCACCCACGCCTCCGCGGAGCGGTTCCCGCACGACGTCCTGGAGCTGCAGGCCTTCCTCGGCGACGAGTCGCGTGTCGAAGGCGTTCGCGCGACCCCGGGCGCGGGCACCCACGTGCCGCTCTACATCCTCGGCTCGTCGCTGTTCGGCGCGCAGCTCGCCGCGGCCCTCGGACTTCCGTACGCCTTCGCCTCCCACTTCGCGCCGCAGGCGCTCACCGAGGCCGTGGCGTTGTACCGCCGCGAGTTCCGGCCGTCGGAGGTCCTCGCCGAGCCCTACGTCATCGCGGGTGTCGGAGCGATCGCCGACGAGGACGCCGACCGTGCGCAGGCGCAGCTGCAGATCGCGAAACGTCAACGCGTGTCGCTGCTCTACGGCCGCGGCCGGACCTTCACCGACGAGGAAGCCGACGCCATCCTCTCGATGCCGCAGGGACGCCAGATCGACGAGATGCTGACGTACTCGGGTGTCGGGACGCCGGGCGAGGTGCGCGACTACCTCTCGTGGTTCGCCGGGCACGCCGACGCAGACGAGCTGATCGTCGCGTCGCTGGCGCCCGATCGTGACGTGTGGCTGGGCACCTTCGGCCACCTCGCGCCGGTGAACTCACCGGTCGCCGCCGGCTGA
- a CDS encoding ABC transporter substrate-binding protein, with protein MQRRVTVANEAARSVEAATGETRCSLVRRIGLATTIGLTVVALAACSGEEPLTTPDGSPISTVTTRVAEVNIVSADRDYAKTCLAPTAPDPDEADVERIVVTDPAVLDALCALGLGPEVVAVAAEPGSVPEYLGPQLTSVPAIGPMPDAAAVADADAGLVLTTADTADSARAFPGVRTVTVPTDGTWQEQFQAVADAVNRSGSGRTRLAEYTTEATKTGRRMDASHTQVSLVRFGDDSETIAGMNTFAGQVLGDIGVQRPGPQRVPDSFALTDDDLRDADADLIYVSFEGEEGLAHGEEVLLSDEWLGLGAPVWKRVLAVDDDVWYESSGLAAAWLVLNDVKGSLDGNS; from the coding sequence GTGCAACGGAGGGTCACGGTCGCGAACGAGGCCGCCAGAAGTGTCGAGGCAGCCACCGGCGAGACCCGGTGCTCACTCGTCCGACGCATTGGCCTGGCGACCACGATCGGGTTGACCGTGGTCGCGCTGGCCGCCTGTTCGGGCGAGGAGCCGCTGACGACTCCGGACGGCTCCCCCATCTCCACCGTGACGACACGGGTGGCGGAGGTGAACATCGTCTCGGCCGACCGTGATTACGCGAAGACCTGCCTCGCCCCCACCGCGCCGGATCCGGATGAGGCCGACGTCGAACGCATCGTCGTGACCGACCCCGCTGTTCTCGACGCGCTGTGCGCCCTCGGGCTCGGCCCCGAGGTCGTCGCGGTGGCTGCCGAGCCCGGTTCCGTGCCCGAGTATCTCGGTCCCCAGCTGACCTCGGTCCCGGCCATCGGACCGATGCCCGACGCCGCGGCGGTCGCCGACGCCGACGCCGGACTCGTCCTCACCACCGCCGACACCGCGGACTCCGCCCGCGCGTTCCCCGGTGTCCGCACCGTCACCGTCCCGACCGACGGCACCTGGCAAGAGCAGTTCCAAGCCGTCGCCGACGCCGTGAACCGCAGCGGGTCGGGTCGGACACGCCTCGCCGAGTACACGACCGAGGCCACCAAGACCGGCCGGCGGATGGACGCCTCGCACACCCAGGTGTCGCTGGTGCGCTTCGGCGACGACTCCGAGACCATCGCCGGGATGAACACCTTCGCCGGCCAGGTGCTCGGGGACATCGGCGTCCAGCGGCCCGGCCCGCAGCGCGTGCCCGACTCCTTCGCCCTCACCGACGACGACCTCCGCGACGCCGACGCCGACCTCATCTATGTGAGCTTCGAGGGCGAGGAGGGCCTCGCCCACGGGGAAGAGGTCCTGCTCAGCGACGAGTGGCTCGGCCTCGGCGCACCCGTGTGGAAACGTGTGCTCGCCGTCGACGACGACGTCTGGTACGAGTCCTCGGGACTTGCCGCCGCCTGGCTGGTCCTCAACGACGTCAAGGGATCACTCGACGGCAACTCCTGA
- a CDS encoding ABC transporter ATP-binding protein, with translation MTESDPDLLIDFRDVAVVRGGKTLVGPLSWQVELDERWVIIGPNGAGKTTLIRLAGAEIHPTSGTAFVLNEKLGRVEIRELSTRIGVSSPSLVDRVPPEEIVSDVVISAGYAVLGRWRESYDAVDRAQAVESLESMGAEHLADRRFGTLSEGERKRVVISRALMTDPELLLLDEPAAGLDLGGREELVDRLARLAADPDAPAIVLITHHVEEIPEGFTHAMILSEGGVVAQGLLEEVLTSENLTAAFRQQIVLDKVDGRYFARRRRRAGGHRRAAGGN, from the coding sequence GTGACCGAATCCGATCCCGACCTCCTGATCGATTTTCGCGACGTCGCCGTCGTCCGGGGCGGCAAGACTCTCGTCGGCCCGCTGTCGTGGCAGGTGGAACTGGACGAACGCTGGGTGATCATCGGACCCAACGGCGCGGGAAAGACGACACTGATCCGACTGGCCGGGGCGGAGATCCACCCGACGTCGGGCACCGCCTTCGTGCTCAACGAGAAGCTCGGCCGGGTCGAGATCCGCGAGCTGTCGACCCGGATCGGGGTCTCGAGCCCGTCGCTGGTCGATCGAGTGCCGCCGGAGGAGATCGTCAGCGACGTCGTCATCTCGGCGGGATATGCGGTCCTGGGGCGGTGGCGCGAGAGCTACGACGCCGTGGACCGTGCGCAGGCCGTCGAATCGCTGGAATCGATGGGTGCCGAGCACCTCGCGGACCGTCGCTTCGGCACGCTGTCCGAGGGCGAGCGCAAGCGTGTCGTGATCTCGCGCGCGCTGATGACCGACCCCGAACTGCTCTTGCTCGACGAACCGGCCGCCGGGCTCGACCTGGGTGGCCGCGAAGAACTCGTCGATCGTCTCGCCCGCCTCGCCGCCGACCCCGACGCGCCGGCCATCGTGCTGATCACCCACCACGTCGAGGAGATCCCCGAAGGTTTCACACATGCGATGATCCTGTCCGAGGGTGGCGTGGTGGCCCAGGGGCTGCTCGAGGAGGTACTCACGAGTGAGAACCTCACCGCCGCCTTCCGCCAGCAGATCGTTCTGGACAAGGTCGACGGCCGGTACTTCGCGCGGCGCCGGCGCCGTGCGGGTGGCCACCGTCGAGCAGCAGGAGGTAACTGA
- a CDS encoding peptidyl-tRNA hydrolase, translating to MGSERTVSPQVDPEAIVADHRRLVAYVGGGDDPSDPADVLAMAMVLRIEKNDPPDRTELLTAAARAVALLCLDERSAGDGPWSAAMDAWCDARIRKIARRARGAQWAAAQEVWGVTATEGGASARAFVPGRVGDLDRRVAKLQIGGTEVEGELPEQPPVSGVVLWTNPDLPMTVGKLAAQVGHASMLAAKLLAADDAIEWRRDDCPLAVRQATPGRWRELLSADAAGRAVAVRDAGFTEIAPGSVTVIAEVIRAQEDT from the coding sequence ATGGGATCCGAGCGCACGGTCTCTCCGCAGGTCGATCCGGAAGCGATCGTTGCCGATCATCGGCGGCTGGTCGCCTACGTCGGAGGCGGTGACGACCCGTCTGACCCCGCCGACGTCCTGGCGATGGCGATGGTGCTCCGCATCGAGAAGAACGATCCGCCCGACCGCACCGAACTGCTGACCGCGGCGGCGCGAGCGGTGGCGTTACTGTGCCTCGACGAACGAAGTGCGGGCGACGGTCCGTGGTCGGCGGCGATGGACGCCTGGTGCGACGCACGAATCCGGAAGATCGCCCGGCGCGCGCGTGGCGCGCAATGGGCTGCCGCGCAGGAGGTCTGGGGTGTGACCGCGACCGAGGGCGGGGCGTCGGCACGGGCGTTCGTGCCCGGCCGCGTCGGTGACCTCGACCGGCGTGTGGCGAAGCTGCAGATCGGTGGGACCGAGGTCGAGGGAGAGCTGCCCGAGCAGCCGCCGGTCTCGGGCGTCGTGCTGTGGACCAATCCCGACCTGCCGATGACTGTCGGCAAACTGGCCGCGCAGGTCGGTCACGCGTCGATGCTGGCGGCCAAGCTCCTCGCCGCGGACGACGCGATCGAGTGGCGTCGGGACGACTGCCCGCTCGCGGTCCGTCAGGCCACGCCCGGGCGGTGGCGAGAACTGCTCTCCGCCGATGCCGCCGGGAGGGCGGTGGCCGTTCGAGACGCCGGGTTCACCGAGATCGCGCCCGGTTCGGTGACCGTCATCGCCGAGGTCATCCGGGCCCAGGAGGACACGTGA
- the serB gene encoding phosphoserine phosphatase SerB: MSKDSTASSGTTVLVTVTGPDRPGVTSVLMGALAGQAVALLDVEQVVIRGQLTLGVLVSSTGDPEALQEVVEQAMASIGFDVRVEIGVDPGSRSPSSHAVVILGSPVTATAFSAVAAKLASQGGNIDSIRGIADYPLTGLELMVSVAGRGGVAADAALRKGLAEVAAKHSVDIAVERGGLARRAKRLIVFDVDSTLIQGEVIEMLAAHAGREAEVAAVTEAAMRGELDFAQSLHERVKALAGLDASVLDDVAKSLELTPGARTTIRTLHRLGFHCGLVSGGFRQVIDGLAHELELDFVRANTLEIVDGKLTGRVVGEVVDRMGKAHALRSFADQVGVPMEQTIAVGDGANDIDMLSVAGLGIAFNAKPALREVADATLNHPFLDGVLFILGVSRDEIEAADAADGVYRRVPLG; this comes from the coding sequence GTGAGCAAGGACTCGACAGCCAGTTCCGGTACGACCGTCCTGGTCACTGTCACCGGTCCCGACCGGCCAGGTGTCACCTCTGTTCTCATGGGTGCCCTGGCCGGTCAGGCCGTTGCACTGCTCGACGTCGAGCAGGTGGTCATCCGCGGACAGCTGACCCTCGGCGTGCTGGTGTCCTCCACCGGCGACCCCGAGGCGCTGCAGGAAGTCGTCGAACAGGCGATGGCGTCCATCGGTTTCGACGTCCGGGTGGAGATCGGGGTCGATCCCGGTAGCCGCTCGCCGTCCTCGCATGCCGTCGTGATCCTCGGCAGCCCGGTCACCGCCACCGCGTTCAGCGCCGTCGCGGCGAAACTGGCGAGCCAGGGCGGCAACATCGACTCGATCCGCGGAATCGCCGACTACCCGCTCACCGGCCTCGAACTCATGGTCAGCGTTGCCGGCCGGGGTGGTGTCGCCGCCGACGCCGCCCTCCGCAAAGGCCTCGCCGAGGTTGCTGCGAAGCATTCGGTCGACATCGCCGTGGAGCGCGGCGGACTCGCTCGGCGCGCCAAGCGCCTGATCGTCTTCGACGTCGACTCGACCCTCATCCAGGGCGAGGTGATCGAGATGCTCGCCGCGCACGCGGGCCGCGAAGCCGAGGTCGCCGCGGTGACCGAGGCGGCGATGCGAGGTGAACTCGATTTCGCGCAGTCCCTTCACGAACGCGTCAAGGCCCTGGCCGGACTCGACGCGAGTGTTCTCGACGATGTCGCCAAGTCACTCGAACTGACCCCCGGTGCTCGGACGACGATCCGTACGCTGCACCGCCTCGGATTCCACTGCGGTCTCGTGTCCGGCGGTTTCCGTCAGGTCATCGACGGACTCGCGCACGAACTCGAACTCGACTTCGTCCGGGCCAACACCCTGGAGATCGTCGACGGGAAACTGACCGGCCGGGTCGTCGGCGAGGTCGTCGACCGGATGGGCAAGGCGCACGCGCTGCGGTCGTTCGCCGATCAGGTCGGGGTGCCGATGGAGCAGACGATCGCGGTGGGCGACGGCGCCAACGACATCGACATGCTCAGCGTCGCCGGGCTGGGAATCGCCTTCAACGCGAAGCCGGCGCTGCGCGAGGTCGCCGACGCCACGCTGAATCACCCGTTTCTCGACGGGGTCCTGTTCATCCTGGGCGTCTCCCGCGACGAGATCGAGGCGGCCGACGCCGCCGACGGCGTCTATCGCCGGGTACCCCTGGGCTGA
- a CDS encoding cupin domain-containing protein produces MSAAVPPEWVKALDLQPHPEGGWFRETWRSDVVVPSASLADGYTGDRAAGTAIYFVLMPGDESAWHTVRGAELWLHHRGAPVELDLGGDADVPGDPTTVLVGPDIEAGHRPQALVPPGVWQRARPAGDEPSLVSCIVVPGFDFEDFRLA; encoded by the coding sequence GTGAGCGCTGCGGTACCGCCGGAATGGGTGAAAGCTCTTGATCTGCAACCCCATCCGGAAGGCGGCTGGTTCCGGGAGACGTGGCGGAGCGACGTCGTCGTGCCGTCGGCGTCGCTTGCCGACGGCTATACCGGCGACCGTGCCGCCGGCACGGCGATCTACTTCGTCCTCATGCCGGGCGACGAGTCGGCGTGGCACACGGTACGCGGCGCCGAACTGTGGCTGCACCATCGAGGAGCGCCGGTCGAACTCGATCTCGGCGGGGACGCCGATGTCCCCGGTGACCCGACGACAGTTCTCGTCGGACCCGACATCGAGGCCGGTCACCGACCCCAGGCGCTCGTGCCGCCGGGCGTGTGGCAGCGTGCACGGCCCGCCGGGGACGAGCCGTCACTAGTCAGCTGTATCGTCGTGCCCGGGTTCGACTTCGAGGACTTCCGGCTGGCCTGA
- a CDS encoding beta-class carbonic anhydrase: MSVTDEYLANNAEYAKTFTGPLPLPPAKHVAVVACMDARLDVYRILGLNEGEAHVIRNAGGVVTDDEIRSLAISQRLLGTTEIILIHHTDCGMLTFTDDDFKRQIQDEIGQKPAWSAEAFADLDEDVRQSITRIQNSPFVTKTTSLRGFVFDVASGLLREVS; encoded by the coding sequence ATGAGTGTCACCGACGAATACCTCGCGAACAACGCCGAATACGCCAAGACCTTCACCGGGCCGTTGCCCCTGCCGCCGGCCAAGCACGTCGCGGTGGTGGCCTGTATGGACGCCCGGCTCGACGTCTACCGCATCCTCGGATTGAACGAGGGCGAGGCCCATGTGATCCGCAACGCCGGCGGGGTGGTCACAGACGACGAGATCCGCTCCCTGGCCATCAGTCAGCGACTGCTCGGCACCACCGAGATCATCCTCATCCACCACACCGACTGCGGCATGCTGACGTTCACCGACGACGACTTCAAGCGCCAGATCCAGGACGAGATCGGGCAGAAGCCCGCGTGGTCGGCGGAGGCGTTCGCCGATCTCGACGAGGACGTCCGCCAATCGATCACCCGGATCCAGAACAGCCCGTTCGTCACCAAGACCACGTCGTTGCGCGGGTTCGTCTTCGACGTCGCGAGCGGGCTCCTGCGCGAGGTGTCCTGA